A stretch of Anas acuta chromosome 3, bAnaAcu1.1, whole genome shotgun sequence DNA encodes these proteins:
- the ARFGEF3 gene encoding brefeldin A-inhibited guanine nucleotide-exchange protein 3 isoform X6 produces MQKLLSDERFVSVETDSDEKQLLNQMLNAVKVTPSLNEDLQVEVMKVLLCITYTSTFELNGSSVLKIAELCFACHRAGSPRMHEMIKMSIAYLLGALSSRIFTGASSSMAFQKVCIETYVSSCHQRSINTAVRATLSQMLSDLTLQLRQKQENMTIENNDTLQKFKSQGTSAESLCDDVVSVLTVLCEKLQAVINDNRQLQLLYLECILSMLNSSSPSMHQHKGFTDLIWKQLCPALVVILGNPIHDKTITSAHSSICLEADSPSSGVSDHGRGSGCSSTAPALSGPVARTIYYIAAELVRLVGSVESMKPVLQSLYHRMLLYPPPQHRVEAIKIMKEILGSPRRLCDLAGPCSSESESRKRSISKRKSHLDLLKLIMDGMTEACIKGGIEACYASVSCVFALLGALDELSQGRGLSEEQVHLLLRRQEELKDGTETSRDSMEINDADFRWQRRILSSENPAWESGNEKSPDISISVTTDTGQTTLEGDMGQTTPEDNPESQKNSLSSPAAHESKEIHYREPESETIDQPDVVQRSHTIVYPDITNFLSVDCKTRSYGSRYSESNFSVDDQDLSRTEFDSCDQYSMAAEKDSGRSDVSDIGSDNCSLADEEQTPRDCPGQKSLRSAALSLKLLKNQEADQHSARLFIQSLEALLPRLIALPSIEEVDGALQSFSSTFCSVIHLIHAPKVTSVESPRRQQHRAFKPSRGMMHSPGFEGNPNFSFQTLMNADSLYMVSHYTLLLNLKLANSDYYRKKPAQAPVLLKEFMKQVQSSGVLMVFSQAWVEELYHQVLERNMLGEAGYWGSPEEHSLPLITMLTDIDGLGSSTIGGQLMASASAQSPLSQNRKTDDSVVAGVAFARYLLIGCWKNMIDTLSTPLTGRMAGSSKGLAFILGAEGAKEQNQKEKDSICVSLDGLRRAARLSCALGVAANCASALAQMAAASCVQEEKEEKEIQEPSDAIAQVKQKVEQKLEQMGKVQGVCLHTAHVLCMDAVLNVGLEMGSHNQDCWPHVFRVCEYISTLEHTHFSDGASQPSLTITQSQQAPGGLQPDSELGESPQELTPEQETTLSSNPVIQPVSIQELIKESSKGRAFDFRGGSLLCGTSAAKAVLTLSTQADRLFEDAVDKLNLMALAGFLYQLKKASQAQLFHSVTDTVDYSLAMPGEVKSTQDRRSALHLFRLGDAMLRIVRSKSRPLLHLMRCWSLVAPHLVEAACHKERHVSRKAVSFIHDILTEVLTDWSEPSHFHFNESLFRPFERIMQLELCDEDVQDQVVTSIGELVEMCSTQIQSGWRPLFSALETVHSGNKSEVKEYLVGEYSMGKRQAPVFDVFEAFLNTDSIQVFANAATSYIMCLMKFVKGLGEVDCKEMGDCVPGSASTDLCLPALDYLRRCSQLLAKIYKMPLKPIFLSGRLVNLPRRVQEQSASSEDGIECILSDFDDDTGLINVWIILLEELTTAISNCPRQHQPPTLDLLFELLRDIAKTPGPGFGIYAVVHLLLPTMSLWLHRSHGDHSYWDVASANFKHAIGLSCELVVEHIQNFIHSDIGYENMINAMLKDLFKLLVACVAEPTEIISRVGCSCIRYVLVTAGPVFTEEMWRLACCALQDAFSATLEPVKNLLGYFHSGSESFSGDACEVKVAAPSLSPSAEAEYWRIRAMAQQVFMLETQCSPKTPSNKEGFEHAQSCVLIIDLPPDKKPNGHTQRSIPFRTIVVSLLSHQVLLQNLYDILLEEFVKGPSNLEEKMTIQVPENKLAGFLRYISMQNLAVIFDLLLDSYRTAREFDTRPGLKCLLKKVSGISGAANLYRQSAMSFNIYFHALICAILTNQENITAEQVKKILFEDDERSTDSSQQCSSEDEDIFEETAQVSPPRGKEKRQWRARIPSLSVQPVSNADWGWLIKRLHKLCMELCNNYIQMHLDLENNVEEPPVFKGDPFFILPSFHSETSTPSTGGQSGKDTPSEDDRSQIRDQLGDSLTPRSGEMLLLPPPLSPKPEKKEQTRRKEWWESAGNKIYTIAADKTISKFMTEYKKRKQQQAMTSFTKEVKVEKKGELLGSRGQDSPILQRPQHLIDQGQMRHSFSAGPEVLRQEKRPRSGSTVSSLNISVRDAEAQIQAWTNMVLTVLNQIQALPDQTFMALQPAVFPCISQLTCHVTDIRVRQAVREWLGRVGRVYDIIV; encoded by the exons TTGTGCTTTGCATGCCATAGAGCTGGAAGTCCCCGAATGCATGAAATGATCAAAATGTCCATTGCATACCTCCTTGGGGCCCTGAGCTCTCGAATTTTTACTGGTGCTTCTTCATCAATGGCTTTTCAAAAG GTGTGCATTGAGACATATGTATCTAGCTGTCACCAGCGGAGCATAAACACCGCTGTGCGGGCAACCCTCAGCCAAATGTTGAGTGACTTGACTTTACAGTTAcgacaaaagcaagaaaatatg ACAATTGAAAATAATGACACCCTGCAGAAATTCAAGAGTCAAG GTACTTCAGCTGAGTCTCTTTGTGATGATGTTGTATCTGTCCTCACTGTGCTCTGTGAGAAGCTCCAGGCTGTCATAAA TGACAATCGGCAGCTTCAGCTTCTTTATTTGGAGTGCATCCTCTCCATGTTAAATAGCTCTTCTCCAAGCATGCACCAGCATAAAGGATTCACAGATCTCATATG gAAGCAACTGTGTCCAGCCTTAGTAGTAATCCTGGGAAATCCGATCCACGACAAAACCATCAcctctgcccacagcagcaTCTGTCTTGAGGCAGATTCGCCTTCCTCAGGGGTCTCTGATCACGGCCGGGGTTCAGGCTGTTCATCCACGGCACCTGCCCTTAGCGGGCCTGTTGCACGGACCATCTACTACATTGCAGCCGAGCTGGTTCGGCTGGTGGGGTCGGTGGAATCCATGAAGCCCGTGCTGCAGTCTCTGTATCACCGCATGCTGCTTTACCCGCCACCTCAGCACCGAGTAGAAGCCATCAAAATCATGAAAGAG ataCTTGGCAGTCCTCGGAGGCTTTGTGATTTGGCAGGGCCCTGCTCTTCTGAGTCAGAATCCAGGAAGAGGTCTATTTCTAAAAGGAAGTCCCATCTGGATCTTCTCAAGCT TATCATGGATGGGATGACCGAAGCATGCATCAAGGGTGGTATTGAAGCATGTTATGCTTCAGTGTCGTGTGTATTTGCCCTGCTCGGAGCATTGGATGAGCTAAGCCAAGGCAGGGGTCTTAGTGAGGAGCAGGTCCATTTGCTCCTACGGCGCCAAGAAGAACTGAAGGATGGGACCGAGACGAGCAGGGACTCCATGGAGATCAACGATGCTGACTTTCGGTGGCAGAGGCGCATCCTGTCCTCAGAAAATCCTGCCTGGGAATCAGGAAATGAGAAGAGTCCTGATATTAGCATTAGTGTTACCACAGACACTGGTCAGACCACTTTGGAAGGGGATATGGGACAGACAACTCCAGAGGATAATCCAGAAAGTCAAAAAAACTCGCTGTCATCTCCAGCTGCACATGAAAGCAAAGAGATTCATTACAGAGAACCAGAGTCAGAAACCATTGACCAGCCAGATGTCGTTCAGAGAAGCCACACCATAGTCTATCCAGATATAACTAACTTCTTATCAGTGGACTGCAAGACCCGGTCCTATGGATCCAGATACAGTGAAAGTAACTTCAGTGTTGACGACCAAGATCTTTCTAGGACTGAGTTTGATTCATGCGATCAGTACTCCATGGCAGCAGAGAAGGACTCTGGCCGGTCAGATGTTTCGGACATAGGCTCTGACAATTGCTCCCTGGCCGATGAGGAGCAGACACCACGGGACTGTCCAGGTCAGAAGTCCTTACGTAGTGCTGCTCTCTCTCTGAAATTGCTGAAAAACCAGGAAGCAGACCAGCACAGTGCACGGCTGTTCATCCAGTCGCTTGAAGCTCTTCTTCCTCGGCTTATAGCTCTCCCCAGCATAGAGGAGGTAGACGGAGCACTGCAGAGCTTCTCTTCAACTTTCTGCTCAG TTATTCACCTTATCCACGCCCCCAAAGTGACGTCAGTGGAAAGTCCgagaaggcagcagcacagagctttcAAACCCTCACGag GTATGATGCACTCACCAGGATTTGAGGGAAACCCAAATTTCAGCTTCCAGACTCTGATGAATGCAGACAGCCTCTACATGGTCTCACATTATACTCTGCTGCTGAACCTAAAATTGGCCAACTCGGATTACTACAGGAAGAAGCCTGCCCAAGCCCCTGTGTTGCTG AAAGAGTTCATGAAGCAGGTTCAGTCCAGCGGAGTGTTGATGGTGTTTTCCCAGGCCTGGGTTGAAGAGCTGTACCACCAGGTACTAGAAAGGAACATGCTGGGGGAAGCTGGATACTGGGGAAGCCCTGAAGAGCACAGCCTTCCACTTATCACCATGCTGACTG ACATCGATGGCTTGGGAAGCAGTACAATTGGTGGCCAATTGATGGCATCTGCTTCAGCCCAATCTCCTCTTTCCCAAAACCGGAAGACAGATGATTCTGTTGTTGCAG GAGTTGCTTTTGCCCGATACCTCTTAATTGGCTGTTGGAAGAACATGATTGACACCTTGTCCACACCGCTAACTGGTCGCATGGCAGGCAGCTCCAAAGGGCTGGCATTCATCTTGGGAGCAGAAGGAGCCAAGGAGCAGAACCAAAAGGAGAAGGACTCCATCTGTGTGAGCCTGGATGGACTGAGGAGGGCAGCCCGGCTGAGCTGTGCTCTAG GTGTTGCTGCTAACTGTGCATCTGCTCTTGCGCAAatggctgctgcctcctgcgtccaagaagagaaagaggagaaagaaatccaAGAGCCCAGTGATGCTATAGCTCAAG TGAAACAGAAAGTGGAGCAGAAACTGGAGCAGATGGGGAAAGTGCAGGGAGTCTGCCTACACACTGCTCATGTTTTGTGTATGGATGCAGTCCTTAACGTGGGCCTGGAGATGGGAAGCCATAATCAGGACTGCTGGCCTCATGTGTTCAG GGTGTGTGAGTACATCAGCACGCTGGAGCACACCCACTTCAGCGATGGTGCTTCCCAGCCCTCCCTTACCATCACCCAGTCACAGCAGGCACCTGGAGGCCTGCAACCAGACTCGGAGCTGGGGGAGTCTCCCCAGGAACTGACGCCTGAGCAAGAGACCACCCTCAGCAGCAATCCTGTTATTCAGCCGGTTTCCATCCAGGAGCTCATCAAGGAGAGCAGTAAGGGCAGAGCTTTCGACTTCCGTGGGGGCAGCCTGCTGTGTGGGACCAGTGCTGCCAAGGCTGTTCTCACACTCTCCACACAAGCTGATAG GCTCTTTGAAGATGCTGTTGACAAGTTAAACTTGATGGCACTGGCAGGCTTTCTTTACCAGCTCAAGAAGGCTTCTCAGGCCCAGCTTTTCCATTCAGTCACAGATACAGTTGATTACTCTCTAGCAATGCCAG GTGAAGTAAAATCTACCCAGGACAGGAGAAGCGCACTTCACTTGTTTCGTCTTGGTGATGCCATGCTCAGAATCGTAAGGAGTAAATCCCGCCCATTGCTCCACCTCATGCGCTGCTGGAGCCTGGTGGCACCTCACCTGGTGGAG gctgcctgtCATAAGGAGAGACACGTGTCTCGGAAGGCTGTCTCCTTCATCCACGACATCCTCACTGAAGTGCTGACAGACTGGAGTGAACCTTCTCATTTTCACTTTAACGAGTCGCTTTTCCGCCCCTTTGAGCGTATCATGCAGCTAGAGCTGTGTGACGAGGATGTTCAGGACCAG GTGGTCACCTCTATAGGTGAGTTGGTGGAAATGTGTTCTACCCAGATCCAGTCAGGATGGAGACCCCTGTTCAGTGCCCTGGAAACAGTTCACAGCGGCAATAAGTCAGAGGTTAAAGAATACCTTGTAGGAGAATACTCTATGG GGAAACGCCAGGCCCCAGTGTTTGATGTCTTTGAAGCATTTCTAAACACAGACAGCATCCAGGTCTTTGCTAATGCCGCCACCAGTTATATTATGTGCCTTATGAAGTTTGTGAAAGGACTGG GGGAAGTAGATTGTAAGGAGATGGGTGACTGTGTGCCAGGATCAGCATCTACAGACTTGTGCCTTCCCGCGCTTGATTACCTCAGGAGATGTTCTCAG ttgttAGCCAAAATCTATAAAATGCCCCTGAAACCTATCTTCCTCAGTGGCCGGCTTGTTAATTTGCCCCGACGAGTGCAGGAACAATCAGCCAGCAGTGAGGATGGTATTGAGTGCATCCTTTCTGACTTTGATGATGACACTG GTCTTATCAATGTCTGGATTATTCTACTGGAAGAATTAACAACTGCCATATCCAACTGTCCCCGCCAGCACCAACCTCCGACTCTGGATCTGCTCTTTGAATTGCTGAGGGACATTGCCAAGACTCCTG gCCCAGGATTTGGCATTTATGCAGTTGTACATCTTCTTCTTCCCACGATGTCCCTTTGGCTCCATCGCAGCCATGGTGACCATTCTTACTGGGATGTGGCATCTGCTAATTTCAAGCATGCCATCGGCCTTTCCTGTGAACTCGTAGTGGAGCACATCCAAAATTTCATCCACTCAG ATATTGGTTATGAAAATATGATCAATGCTATGCTAAAAGATCTTTTCAAGTTACTGGTAGCCTGTGTAGCAGAGCCAACAGAAATCATTTCCAGAGTTGGCTGCTCATGTATCAG GTATGTATTAGTGACAGCAGGACCTGTTTTTACTGAGGAGATGTGGAGGCTTGCATGTTGTGCCTTGCAGGATGCATTCTCTGCCACTCTGGAGCCAGTGAAG AACCTATTGGGCTATTTCCACAGTGGTTCTGAAAGCTTTAGTGGAGATGCCTGTGAAGTGAAGGTGGCAGCCCCTTCCCTCTCACCGAGTGCTGAAGCTGAATACTGGAGAATCAGAGCCATGGCACAACAG GTCTTCATGCTGGAGACTCAGTGCTCCCCGAAGACCCCCAGCAACAAGGAAGGGTTTGAACATGCCCAGTCGTGTGTGCTCATTATTGATCTGCCACCAGATAAAAAACCAAATGGGCATACCCAGAGAAG TATTCCTTTCAGGACGATAGTGGTGAGCTTGCTGTCCCACCAAGTACTGCTCCAGAATTTATATGACATCTTACTGGAAGAATTTGTCAAAGGTCCTTCTAACTTGGAGGAGAAAATGACAATACAAGTACCAGAAAACAAGTTGGCTGGTTTTCTCAGGTACATCTCCATGCAAAacttggctgtcatctttgaCTTATTGCTGGACTCCTACAGAACAGCCAGAGAGTTTGACACCAGACCTGGGTTGAAGTGTTTGCTGAAAAAAGTGTCAGGCATTAGCGGAGCTGCCAACTTGTACCGCCAGTCAGCCATGAGCTTCAACATCTACTTCCATGCGTTAATTTGTGCTATCCTGACAAACCAGGAGAACATCACCGCAGAGCAAGTGAAGAAGATCCTCTTTGAAGATGACGAGAGAAGCACAGACTCATCGCAGCAGTGCTCTTCAGAAGATGAAGACATTTTTGAAGAAACTGCCCAGGTCAGCCCACCCcgggggaaggagaagaggcagTGGAGGGCTCGGATACCATCTCTGAGCGTCCAGCCCGTCAGCAACGCAGACTGGGGGTGGCTAATCAAGCGGCTTCACAAGCTCTGCATGGAGCTGTGCAACAACTACATCCAGATGCATCTAGACCTGGAGAACAACGTAGAGGAGCCTCCAGTATTCAAAGGTGACCCCTTCTTTATTTTACCATCCTTTCACTCAGAAACCTCCACCCCATCAACTGGAGGGCAGTCTGGGAAGGACACGCCATCAGAAGATGACCGGAGTCAAATAAGGGACCAGCTGGGAGACAGCCTGACACCCCGAAGTggagaaatgctgctgctgcccccgcCCCTGAGTCCTAAACCAgagaaaaaagagcaaacaaggagaaaagagTGGTGGGAGAGCGCGGGCAACAAGATCTACACCATAGCCGCTGACAAAACCATCTCCAAGTTCATGACAGaatacaagaaaagaaagcagcaacagGCCATGACATCCTTCACCAAAGAGGTcaaagtggaaaagaaaggggagctcctgggctCCAGAGGGCAGGACTCGCCCATACTCCAGCGGCCGCAACATCTTATAGACCAAGGTCAAATGAGGCATTCGTTCAGTGCTGGCCCAGAGGTCCTGAGACAAGAGAAGAGACCACGCTCAGGATCCACAGTCAGCTCCCTGAATATATCTGTTAGGGATGCCGAGGCCCAGATCCAG GCATGGACCAACATGGTGCTGACCGTTCTCAACCAGATTCAGGCCCTGCCAGACCAAACGTtcatggccctgcagccagcggTGTTCCCCTGCATCAGCCAGCTGACCTGCCACGTGACGGACATCCGCGTCCGCCAGGCAGTGCGGGAATGGCTGGGACGAGTGGGCCGCGTCTACGACATCATCGTGTAA